The following are from one region of the Synechococcus sp. CBW1108 genome:
- a CDS encoding CHAT domain-containing tetratricopeptide repeat protein, translating into MAAGLGSTQVGFAGPVLASEATSNLNSNQPDIKAIFEQAEKLRTEGKYGAAVNIWRQLMPIIEKNFGIESPTASEALYMIASLLDKSGRTTDAETYYRRHLKLQKKLLGSIHPEVSKALLILSFNLEDQLKYTAAENARREALFIDESLLGSNDLGVATTLTLLAYNLNNQGRYNDAEQVFRRALAIEDLALGQDSQKYATSLNYLAGLLKRQGRLDEADYYYSRSLSTREKLLGPSHPDTATTLNDLTLVKIGRGRHLLAEELLLQSLEIFRKEIGAESQQFANALSNLAVVSNYLGKYAEAEKMLRQSLLINEKNLGPENAGLAATINNLGLLMQELGRYPEAESLLKRSLIINEKNRGPNHPETANSLNNLGVLLSDQGRHAAANLLYRRSLAIESKSSNNDYLRMGSLYANMSREHAIAGQYSEALMLITKSLAMEFTWLTREAPPLPSELRSKFLDQLSQNWQIPFGWIESHPPAAELALNTRLNRQGLLLEIEQRQGLLLNSPGVDQAKVEQLQALTQQLASVSLPPEHRAAARDQRDRLQSELYRQIPELQIQLVTPLEVAKALPADGVLVEFQRYRSWDGRKPKNQRWGEAQYIALVLKPSGSISSMPLGPAAAIEATVHKGLSASAEDLTDAEAVWAQLSNQVLKPLLPQLSGSRQWFLSPDGELNRVPFAALPAPQQPSTPLAKVVQLRLLTTGRELVRLQQPAPPSTAALVMANPSYDRANAKPTPATRPDTDTNGAQRRSAELGSSRWNPLPATQREGQQVASLLGSGLISGAAATTTSLQRQKGPALLHIASHGFFVADSEKEPARPLLALQDQSTLLWPLRGEDPQLRSGLVFAGANQPDADPNDDGYLTAAEAVNLNLKGTQLVVLSACSTGQGDVRTGEGVYGLQRSLTVAGARSTLLSLWKVDDAATAEFMSRFYKRLKAGEGRADALAAVQSEFRSGAVRGPGGEDWSPPYYWAAWQLVGDWRPIQGL; encoded by the coding sequence ATGGCCGCAGGCTTGGGGTCAACGCAAGTTGGCTTTGCAGGACCAGTGCTGGCTTCTGAGGCTACCTCTAATCTTAACAGCAATCAACCAGACATCAAAGCGATATTTGAACAGGCTGAAAAACTAAGAACAGAAGGCAAATATGGAGCCGCAGTTAATATCTGGCGGCAGCTGATGCCGATAATAGAGAAAAACTTTGGCATCGAGTCACCAACGGCATCGGAGGCCCTTTACATGATTGCCAGTCTGCTTGACAAGTCCGGGAGAACAACAGACGCCGAAACCTACTATCGGCGCCATCTAAAGCTTCAAAAAAAACTTTTAGGATCTATACACCCCGAGGTCTCTAAGGCGCTGTTGATTTTGTCTTTTAATTTGGAAGATCAGTTAAAATATACGGCCGCAGAAAATGCTCGCCGCGAAGCTCTTTTTATTGACGAGAGCCTGCTGGGCAGCAATGACCTAGGCGTGGCAACAACCTTAACACTTTTGGCATACAACCTAAATAATCAGGGAAGATATAACGATGCAGAGCAAGTCTTTCGAAGGGCCTTGGCCATAGAAGATCTAGCACTCGGGCAAGACAGTCAAAAGTACGCCACAAGCCTCAATTATTTAGCTGGTCTGCTTAAGAGACAGGGAAGGCTAGACGAGGCAGATTATTATTACAGTCGCTCCCTCTCGACCAGGGAAAAGCTTCTTGGCCCAAGTCATCCTGATACCGCAACTACGCTTAATGATCTAACGTTAGTCAAGATTGGCAGGGGGCGGCATCTATTGGCGGAAGAGCTACTTCTTCAATCTCTTGAAATATTCCGCAAAGAGATAGGTGCGGAAAGCCAGCAGTTTGCAAATGCTCTTAGCAACCTGGCAGTTGTTAGTAATTACCTAGGGAAATATGCTGAGGCCGAAAAGATGCTGCGTCAATCTCTTTTAATAAATGAAAAAAACTTAGGCCCCGAGAACGCTGGCCTCGCCGCAACTATCAATAATTTGGGATTATTGATGCAGGAGCTTGGGCGATACCCTGAGGCAGAATCTCTCCTGAAGCGCTCCCTTATTATTAATGAAAAAAATCGAGGACCTAATCATCCAGAAACCGCTAATAGCCTTAATAACTTGGGCGTTCTTTTGAGCGACCAAGGTCGGCATGCGGCTGCTAACTTGCTCTACCGCAGGTCTCTAGCGATAGAAAGCAAGAGCTCGAATAATGATTATTTAAGAATGGGCTCGCTTTACGCCAATATGTCGCGCGAGCACGCCATAGCAGGGCAATATTCAGAAGCTCTGATGCTGATAACCAAGTCTCTAGCTATGGAGTTCACGTGGCTCACGCGTGAAGCGCCACCATTACCATCAGAGCTACGTTCGAAATTTCTTGATCAGCTCTCTCAAAACTGGCAAATTCCTTTTGGATGGATTGAAAGCCATCCACCCGCTGCCGAGCTTGCGCTAAATACCCGCCTCAACCGCCAGGGGCTGCTTCTGGAGATCGAGCAGCGTCAGGGCTTGCTTCTCAATTCACCCGGCGTCGATCAAGCCAAAGTGGAGCAGCTGCAGGCACTGACGCAGCAACTGGCCTCTGTTTCATTACCCCCTGAACACCGCGCTGCGGCACGCGACCAACGGGATCGCCTGCAGAGCGAGCTGTACCGCCAGATCCCAGAGCTCCAGATCCAGCTTGTCACTCCGCTTGAGGTGGCCAAGGCATTGCCTGCCGATGGTGTGCTGGTGGAGTTTCAGCGCTACCGGTCTTGGGACGGCCGCAAGCCGAAAAATCAACGCTGGGGTGAAGCCCAGTACATCGCCTTGGTGCTTAAGCCCAGCGGCAGCATCAGCTCAATGCCTCTGGGGCCAGCGGCGGCCATTGAAGCCACGGTTCACAAGGGGCTCAGTGCTTCAGCAGAGGATCTCACCGACGCGGAAGCGGTCTGGGCGCAGCTAAGCAACCAGGTGCTCAAGCCGCTGCTGCCCCAGCTCAGCGGCAGCCGGCAGTGGTTTCTCTCTCCAGACGGTGAACTGAACCGGGTGCCATTTGCGGCGCTGCCAGCTCCGCAGCAGCCCAGCACCCCCTTGGCCAAGGTCGTGCAGTTGCGGCTGCTCACGACGGGCCGGGAATTGGTGCGTCTACAGCAACCAGCGCCGCCGAGCACTGCGGCGCTGGTGATGGCCAACCCCAGCTACGACCGCGCCAACGCCAAACCAACTCCAGCAACAAGGCCTGATACGGACACCAATGGGGCCCAGCGGCGTTCGGCTGAACTAGGCAGCAGCCGGTGGAACCCCCTTCCTGCCACCCAACGGGAGGGCCAGCAAGTGGCCAGCCTGCTGGGCAGCGGATTGATCAGCGGAGCAGCTGCCACCACCACAAGCCTGCAGCGGCAGAAGGGGCCCGCGCTGCTCCATATCGCCAGCCATGGCTTCTTTGTGGCCGATAGCGAGAAGGAACCCGCCAGACCATTGCTGGCCTTGCAGGATCAATCCACCCTGTTGTGGCCTTTACGCGGTGAGGATCCCCAGCTGCGCAGCGGTCTCGTGTTTGCGGGTGCCAACCAGCCGGATGCCGATCCCAACGACGACGGCTATCTGACTGCTGCAGAAGCCGTGAATCTCAACCTCAAAGGCACCCAGCTGGTGGTGCTCTCCGCCTGCTCCACCGGCCAGGGCGATGTGCGCACCGGAGAAGGGGTCTACGGGCTGCAGCGTTCCCTCACCGTGGCTGGTGCTCGCAGCACCCTGCTGTCGCTCTGGAAGGTGGACGACGCCGCCACTGCCGAATTCATGAGCCGCTTCTACAAACGGCTCAAAGCAGGGGAAGGCCGTGCTGATGCCCTGGCGGCCGTGCAATCTGAGTTTCGCAGTGGCGCCGTCCGCGGCCCCGGCGGAGAAGACTGGAGCCCCCCCTACTACTGGGCCGCCTGGCAGCTGGTGGGCGACTGGAGGCCAATTCAGGGGCTTTGA
- a CDS encoding CHASE2 domain-containing protein, with protein sequence MGARIDLLIRQAVDGSGQLQVFLAAPGRQDAFVVPIPRELLTLQRVWRQRFLKHHDPAFAWPEGAAVVRSYSEQLRQGLQQWIDSSAWLPLQRLLKDLPDLPLSLRLEGVDETFGSLPWESLALGRPIWRLDGDAPVAGSSAPVRARKPRILLLVGSEAGLHLDGEVGRLQAQQRSGRIHLSVLRGQGFNPAALRTALAQGAGWDALLYLGHSSGGPNGGVLHLGDGSQLDGQALEADLAVAASHGLRVLLFNSCSGLQLAQHAARAGIDWAVCFLEPVPSAAAALAFAQLLKRLEAGSDLQAAVIHTRQMLAERKGCEGCELLLAAVATPIAKPFQLPLQRRRQLLLRLASTKRKQAIAAGAFVAAALVMEFTPANPLNSYLLDRRLEVQRLWRQLTRQPGPGAASPITVLLLDPATTLPELGGGAVVDHTSRVALAEVLHKTPPAQVPVVGLDVVFDQPRPGTDLLAAVLRRQPGRKVVGGFVPQLGAPCQGQSGNFWLESSPLAAAGLIGKSLAVGTAGSCGVLKSLPLHLLYAITSDNFAGALSKQSVPVLPADRVIDWSLNWAEQIRLVQPAELPQLKAPVLLVGTSGRLGNQSEDLFEAPATVQDALLRGDQPLWNGNAREVPGVLVQAVLIQSLNLQHWLTPLSQTLCTAAAAALGVVLAALLEKRQHRWTAVALLVLVCSPLAWSLAIWQLWLVPLLLPLLALSATASCRDD encoded by the coding sequence ATGGGCGCCCGCATCGATCTGCTGATTCGCCAGGCGGTGGATGGCAGCGGCCAATTGCAGGTGTTTCTGGCGGCTCCCGGCCGGCAGGATGCTTTTGTCGTGCCCATCCCCAGGGAGTTGCTCACCCTGCAGCGGGTGTGGCGGCAGCGCTTCTTGAAGCACCATGACCCGGCCTTTGCCTGGCCGGAAGGCGCGGCGGTGGTTCGCAGCTACAGCGAACAGTTGCGCCAGGGTCTGCAGCAGTGGATCGACAGCTCCGCCTGGCTGCCCTTGCAACGGCTGTTGAAGGATCTGCCGGATCTGCCGTTGTCCCTGCGGCTGGAGGGCGTCGATGAGACGTTCGGCAGCCTGCCCTGGGAGAGCTTGGCGCTGGGGCGACCTATTTGGCGGCTCGATGGCGACGCTCCTGTCGCGGGCAGTTCGGCTCCGGTACGGGCCCGCAAGCCGCGCATCCTGTTGTTGGTGGGGTCAGAGGCCGGACTCCACCTCGATGGCGAAGTGGGGCGGCTGCAGGCGCAGCAACGCAGCGGCCGGATTCATCTCAGCGTGCTGCGGGGTCAGGGCTTTAACCCAGCAGCCCTGCGGACGGCATTGGCCCAGGGTGCCGGCTGGGATGCGCTGCTCTACCTGGGCCACAGCAGCGGCGGGCCCAATGGAGGGGTATTGCACCTGGGTGATGGCAGCCAGCTCGATGGCCAAGCCCTGGAAGCTGATCTGGCGGTAGCGGCCAGCCATGGGCTGCGCGTGTTGCTGTTCAACAGCTGCAGCGGTCTGCAGCTCGCTCAGCACGCGGCCCGGGCAGGCATCGACTGGGCGGTGTGTTTCCTGGAGCCCGTGCCATCAGCAGCAGCAGCGTTGGCCTTTGCCCAGCTCCTGAAGCGGCTGGAGGCGGGCAGCGATCTGCAGGCCGCCGTGATTCACACCCGGCAGATGCTGGCTGAACGCAAGGGTTGTGAGGGCTGCGAGCTGCTGCTGGCGGCAGTCGCCACGCCCATCGCCAAGCCCTTCCAGCTGCCCCTGCAGCGGCGACGGCAGCTGCTGCTGCGATTGGCCAGCACCAAGCGGAAGCAGGCGATTGCCGCAGGAGCATTTGTGGCGGCAGCCCTGGTGATGGAGTTCACCCCCGCCAACCCGCTCAATAGCTACCTGCTGGATCGGCGGCTGGAGGTGCAGCGGCTCTGGCGCCAGCTCACCCGGCAGCCTGGGCCAGGGGCCGCCAGCCCCATCACGGTGCTGCTGCTGGATCCCGCCACCACTCTCCCGGAACTGGGAGGTGGAGCTGTGGTGGATCACACCTCAAGGGTTGCTCTGGCTGAGGTGCTCCATAAAACCCCGCCAGCGCAAGTGCCTGTGGTGGGTCTGGATGTGGTGTTCGATCAGCCCCGCCCCGGCACTGATCTGCTGGCTGCTGTTTTGCGCCGTCAACCTGGCCGCAAGGTGGTGGGAGGTTTTGTGCCCCAGCTGGGTGCGCCCTGCCAGGGCCAGAGCGGCAACTTCTGGTTGGAGAGCTCACCGCTGGCGGCGGCAGGGTTGATCGGAAAGAGCCTGGCGGTCGGTACGGCTGGCTCTTGCGGGGTGCTCAAATCGCTGCCCCTGCATCTGCTGTATGCGATCACCAGCGACAACTTCGCCGGTGCCTTGAGCAAGCAGAGCGTCCCTGTGTTGCCGGCTGATCGGGTGATCGACTGGTCGCTCAACTGGGCCGAGCAGATCCGCCTGGTGCAACCGGCCGAGCTGCCACAGCTCAAGGCACCTGTGCTGTTGGTGGGCACCAGCGGCCGGCTCGGCAACCAGTCAGAAGACCTCTTTGAAGCGCCCGCCACAGTGCAGGACGCTCTGTTGCGCGGCGACCAACCGCTATGGAACGGAAATGCCCGCGAAGTGCCAGGGGTGCTGGTGCAAGCGGTGCTGATCCAATCGCTCAACTTGCAGCACTGGCTGACCCCGCTCTCGCAGACCCTGTGCACCGCAGCTGCCGCTGCCCTGGGGGTGGTGTTGGCAGCGCTGCTGGAGAAGCGTCAGCATCGCTGGACTGCGGTCGCTCTGCTCGTGCTGGTGTGCTCCCCGCTGGCCTGGAGCCTGGCGATCTGGCAGCTCTGGTTGGTGCCGTTGCTGCTGCCCCTGCTGGCCCTCAGTGCCACCGCCTCCTGCCGTGATGACTGA